Proteins from one Halopseudomonas pelagia genomic window:
- a CDS encoding TetR/AcrR family transcriptional regulator encodes MSKRHPDRPNGDPPNAPEDRHKLRIQHTRDRLLGTMYKLALEKDFRDITVQELLDTAGIARSTFYAHFRDKEDLLVAGYESIGLPTTRTVMVSGAPVAVLDVANWLFTATEQHASLTTAFFNSPSQAIILAHLENILIVQVREHYCRYQIGIAEELSREATVRCFVGALLGLWLWWVRHDYPHNAAEMSTAFDALLNNGVWPANQPARQ; translated from the coding sequence ATGAGCAAGCGCCATCCAGACCGCCCCAATGGTGACCCGCCGAATGCGCCGGAGGATCGCCACAAACTCAGAATCCAGCACACTCGCGACCGGCTGCTCGGCACTATGTACAAACTCGCACTGGAAAAGGACTTTCGCGATATTACGGTTCAGGAACTGCTGGATACCGCTGGGATAGCTCGGTCCACGTTCTACGCGCACTTTCGTGACAAGGAAGATCTGCTAGTGGCTGGCTACGAAAGCATCGGCCTTCCAACAACTCGCACAGTCATGGTGTCGGGAGCACCCGTTGCTGTCCTGGATGTCGCTAACTGGTTATTTACAGCCACGGAGCAACATGCGTCACTGACTACTGCTTTTTTCAACAGTCCTTCCCAGGCAATCATCCTGGCTCACCTGGAAAATATATTGATTGTTCAGGTGCGCGAACACTATTGCCGCTATCAGATTGGCATTGCAGAAGAGTTAAGCCGCGAAGCCACCGTACGCTGCTTTGTCGGAGCTCTGCTGGGGCTCTGGCTCTGGTGGGTTCGACATGACTACCCGCACAACGCCGCAGAGATGAGCACGGCTTTTGATGCGCTGTTAAACAATGGCGTATGGCCGGCCAATCAACCTGCGCGGCAATAG